The proteins below are encoded in one region of Micromonospora pisi:
- a CDS encoding S9 family peptidase codes for MARTQLTAELVVDGRVPRALALSPDGRWVAYVVAPVGRAGDHPVSELWVAATDGTGSPRRLTSGEAHDSAPRWAADSLLVYFLSDRVERGTAQLHRVGLVDGVVEAVTSWSGGVSGHLPLADPNLVVVIAADEPSAEDERRDRERDDARVWGERVRPDRLRLLDVRRREVRTPDAFGDRHVVEVTQRPDGATLAVLTWSTPEVDPGLVEPGLHLLDPDSGMTRDLGPAAADAFSLVWWSADDGWHLAYVAKTPPVLVGGHAVLDVAVPVGGPVGEHRNLTAGTTSCPSDLVQVDTGPPLALVADGLDTAIHRLDPVGPNFVEVSRVHGLATSLTANRHGDVVAAVVSTSYEPGNVRAGPVCGPLTRLTDVRPELRDIQWGAQERLSYEASDGLALDGLLILPAGRSRGDGPFPLVTLVHGGPYDRHADRLELGWFPSGQWLATAGYAVFLPNPRGGKGHGHDFAVSVAGAVGLGEWTDICAGIELLVADGVADPDRLGIGGWSHGGFMAAWAVGQTDRFRAAVMGAGISDWGMLAATGEEGPFESALGGSSGWEGTGPHRHDRLSPISYASRVRTPVLILHGENDTNVPVSQAEFFHRALRRFGVEHGYVVYPRENHRIRERNHQLDVLRRTRAWFDRWLG; via the coding sequence GTGGCCCGTACACAACTCACCGCCGAGTTGGTGGTTGACGGTCGTGTTCCGCGCGCGTTGGCGCTGTCGCCGGACGGCCGGTGGGTCGCCTACGTGGTCGCCCCGGTCGGCCGGGCTGGTGATCACCCCGTCAGCGAACTCTGGGTCGCCGCCACCGACGGGACCGGGTCGCCGCGTCGATTGACTTCGGGTGAGGCGCACGATTCGGCGCCGAGGTGGGCCGCGGATTCGCTGCTGGTCTACTTTCTCTCCGACCGGGTCGAGCGTGGCACGGCGCAGTTGCACCGGGTCGGCCTGGTCGACGGTGTCGTGGAGGCGGTCACGTCCTGGTCCGGCGGGGTGTCGGGGCACCTCCCGTTGGCCGATCCCAACCTGGTCGTCGTGATCGCGGCCGACGAACCGTCCGCCGAGGACGAACGTCGGGACAGGGAGCGCGACGACGCTCGGGTGTGGGGCGAACGCGTACGCCCGGACCGGTTGCGGCTGCTGGACGTACGGCGCCGGGAGGTCCGGACACCGGACGCGTTCGGCGATCGGCATGTCGTCGAGGTGACCCAGCGGCCCGACGGTGCAACGCTGGCGGTCCTCACCTGGTCGACCCCCGAGGTGGACCCGGGCCTGGTCGAGCCCGGTCTCCACCTGCTCGACCCGGACAGCGGCATGACGCGGGACCTCGGCCCGGCCGCGGCGGACGCGTTCTCGCTGGTCTGGTGGTCCGCCGACGACGGCTGGCACCTGGCGTATGTCGCGAAGACTCCGCCGGTTCTGGTGGGCGGACACGCGGTTCTCGATGTCGCCGTACCGGTGGGCGGGCCGGTGGGCGAGCACCGTAACCTGACCGCCGGCACGACCAGCTGCCCGAGCGACCTGGTCCAGGTCGACACCGGTCCGCCGCTGGCGCTGGTCGCCGACGGGCTCGATACCGCGATCCACCGGCTCGACCCGGTCGGGCCCAACTTCGTCGAGGTGTCCCGAGTCCATGGTCTCGCGACGTCGTTGACCGCGAACCGGCACGGTGACGTCGTCGCGGCGGTGGTCAGTACGTCCTACGAGCCGGGAAATGTACGGGCCGGTCCCGTCTGCGGGCCGCTGACGAGGCTGACCGACGTCAGGCCCGAACTCCGCGACATCCAATGGGGTGCCCAGGAACGCTTGTCGTACGAGGCGTCCGACGGGCTGGCCCTCGACGGCCTGCTGATCCTGCCGGCCGGCCGGTCCCGTGGGGACGGGCCCTTCCCACTGGTGACACTGGTGCACGGCGGCCCGTACGACCGGCATGCCGACCGGCTCGAACTGGGCTGGTTCCCGTCCGGTCAATGGCTGGCGACCGCGGGCTACGCGGTGTTCCTGCCGAACCCGCGCGGCGGCAAAGGGCACGGCCACGACTTCGCGGTGTCCGTCGCCGGTGCGGTCGGCCTCGGTGAGTGGACCGACATCTGCGCCGGCATCGAACTGCTCGTCGCCGACGGCGTCGCCGACCCCGACCGGCTCGGTATCGGCGGCTGGAGCCACGGCGGGTTCATGGCCGCATGGGCGGTCGGGCAGACCGACCGGTTCAGGGCCGCCGTGATGGGAGCCGGGATCAGCGACTGGGGAATGCTCGCCGCCACCGGGGAGGAGGGACCGTTCGAGTCCGCCCTCGGCGGCAGCAGCGGCTGGGAAGGAACAGGTCCACACCGCCACGACCGGCTCAGCCCGATCTCGTACGCCTCCAGGGTCCGTACGCCGGTGCTGATCCTGCACGGCGAGAACGACACGAACGTTCCGGTGTCACAGGCGGAGTTCTTCCACCGTGCGCTACGCAGGTTCGGAGTCGAGCACGGGTACGTCGTGTATCCCCGGGAGAACCACCGGATCCGCGAACGCAACCACCAACTCGACGTGCTCCGCCGCACCCGCGCCTGGTTCGACCGGTGGCTCGGATGA